A single genomic interval of Stieleria maiorica harbors:
- a CDS encoding DUF255 domain-containing protein, whose amino-acid sequence MHTNQLINETSPYLLQHAHNPVDWHPWGEEAFAKAKRENKPIFLSVGYSTCYWCHVMEVESFEDPEVAAVINKYFVAIKVDREERPDIDEQYMLATQMMTGRGGWPNSVWLTPDGKPWMAGTYFPKPTFISVLKQINEFWVNRRDDVNRQADALADAAKRAGTTAAIESVPLTMELVDQAAQKLVGQFDPENGGFGGAPKFPPHGTLALLIDHYRRGGDESLLEPITRTLDAMWLGGMHDHLGGGFHRYATDSEWLLPHFEKMLYDNAQLMRIYADGYQITGNERYREAVGDIDRWVRREMTSPEGAFYSALDSGEVGKEGEAYVWTAEQVKEVLGEQDATVYSEVYNFAPDGNFLEESTGRKTGENIPHLKRPLEEIARSHPVGEQAFLERIRAIEKKLLENRLTWPQPHKDDKVLTSWNGLMIDALAHAGRVLDEPEYIDSAEAAATFILQSMTRDGKLLRTFRSGTAKLPGYLDDYVYFCDALLELHAATGDQRWLDETIRLADTMLDEFEDDVEGGFFFTGDSHEALMARSKNLGGGGNMPNTNGIAAQILVDLAERTGRDRYRRSAEKTLQSLSGVMAKQPHTTEHLLIAVARHLSTLPEVESATASGGNTRRVDPITFKVELSKTEVRPDETLMVTVTLAIDDGWHLYAANPEAEFLIPTTVAVTSDAAITVGEMVAPKPQTKLDPILKQKLNTYAGTIEFKVPVTIGDAEEVGEVTLKVTIDSQACDEARCLEPEKTTFEMAVQVR is encoded by the coding sequence ATGCACACGAACCAATTGATCAACGAAACCAGCCCGTACCTGCTGCAGCACGCGCACAATCCGGTCGACTGGCACCCCTGGGGCGAGGAAGCGTTCGCAAAAGCGAAACGGGAAAACAAGCCGATCTTTCTGTCGGTCGGTTATTCGACGTGTTACTGGTGCCACGTGATGGAGGTCGAATCATTCGAAGACCCCGAAGTCGCCGCGGTGATCAACAAGTACTTCGTCGCCATCAAGGTCGATCGCGAAGAACGACCGGATATCGACGAACAATACATGCTGGCCACCCAAATGATGACCGGACGCGGGGGCTGGCCGAATTCCGTCTGGCTGACCCCCGACGGCAAACCCTGGATGGCGGGAACGTATTTCCCCAAACCGACGTTCATCTCCGTGCTGAAACAGATCAACGAGTTTTGGGTCAACCGGCGCGACGACGTCAATCGTCAAGCCGACGCGCTCGCCGACGCAGCCAAGCGGGCGGGCACCACTGCGGCGATCGAGTCGGTGCCGTTGACGATGGAACTGGTCGATCAGGCGGCCCAAAAACTGGTCGGGCAGTTCGATCCCGAGAACGGCGGATTCGGCGGTGCCCCAAAGTTTCCCCCGCACGGCACCTTGGCATTACTGATCGATCACTACCGCCGCGGCGGCGATGAGTCGTTGCTGGAGCCGATCACACGGACACTCGATGCGATGTGGCTCGGCGGCATGCACGACCATCTCGGCGGCGGATTTCATCGCTACGCCACCGACTCCGAGTGGCTGCTGCCGCACTTCGAAAAGATGCTTTACGACAACGCACAATTGATGCGCATCTATGCCGACGGCTACCAGATCACCGGCAACGAGCGTTACCGGGAAGCGGTGGGCGATATCGATCGCTGGGTGCGACGCGAAATGACCTCACCCGAGGGAGCGTTTTATAGCGCGCTCGATTCAGGAGAAGTCGGAAAGGAAGGCGAAGCGTATGTCTGGACGGCAGAGCAGGTCAAGGAAGTTCTCGGTGAACAAGACGCAACCGTGTACTCGGAAGTCTACAACTTTGCTCCCGACGGCAACTTCTTGGAGGAATCGACCGGACGGAAAACCGGCGAGAACATTCCCCACCTGAAAAGGCCGCTTGAGGAGATCGCCCGATCGCATCCCGTGGGGGAGCAAGCGTTTCTCGAACGAATCCGTGCGATCGAAAAGAAGCTGCTTGAGAATCGTTTGACCTGGCCCCAACCGCACAAGGATGACAAGGTCCTGACCAGTTGGAATGGGTTGATGATCGACGCGCTGGCCCACGCCGGCAGAGTCCTGGATGAACCGGAGTACATCGACTCTGCCGAAGCCGCGGCGACGTTTATTCTTCAGTCGATGACCCGCGACGGAAAGCTGCTCCGCACGTTCCGAAGTGGGACGGCCAAGTTGCCCGGATACCTGGATGATTACGTTTATTTCTGTGACGCTCTGCTGGAGCTTCACGCGGCAACCGGTGACCAGCGTTGGCTGGATGAAACAATTCGCCTGGCCGACACCATGCTCGATGAATTTGAAGATGACGTCGAGGGAGGATTCTTTTTTACCGGTGATTCGCACGAAGCCTTGATGGCACGTTCCAAGAATCTCGGCGGCGGGGGCAACATGCCCAACACCAACGGGATCGCCGCTCAGATACTGGTCGATCTGGCCGAGCGGACCGGTCGGGACAGGTACCGCCGATCCGCCGAAAAAACGCTGCAGTCGCTCTCCGGCGTCATGGCCAAGCAACCCCACACGACCGAACACCTGTTGATCGCAGTCGCGCGCCACCTGAGCACGTTGCCGGAAGTGGAAAGCGCGACGGCGAGCGGAGGGAACACTCGCCGGGTGGATCCGATCACCTTCAAGGTCGAACTGTCGAAGACGGAGGTCCGTCCAGACGAGACGCTGATGGTCACGGTGACACTCGCCATCGACGACGGCTGGCACCTTTACGCCGCCAACCCCGAGGCCGAGTTCTTGATCCCGACGACGGTAGCGGTGACAAGCGATGCCGCGATCACCGTGGGAGAAATGGTTGCTCCGAAACCGCAGACCAAGCTGGATCCGATCCTGAAGCAAAAGCTCAACACCTACGCCGGGACAATCGAATTCAAAGTCCCGGTCACGATCGGTGATGCAGAAGAGGTTGGTGAGGTCACGTTGAAGGTCACCATCGACTCACAAGCCTGTGATGAAGCAAGGTGTTTGGAGCCGGAGAAGACGACGTTCGAAATGGCGGTGCAAGTCCGCTGA
- a CDS encoding fluoride efflux transporter FluC, giving the protein MTSWLNLAAIALGGAAGSLCRYGVTLAAAATPGGSTLLGTTLANIIGCGLLGALSSLAPPESESIERLMLALRVGFLGSLTTFSTFAAESTMLAGQGRWGASGAYILANLVLGYLALILVGSLVRGWIQT; this is encoded by the coding sequence ATGACTAGTTGGCTCAATTTGGCAGCGATCGCCCTCGGCGGTGCCGCGGGATCACTCTGCAGGTACGGCGTGACGCTCGCCGCCGCAGCGACCCCGGGCGGGTCGACCCTGCTGGGCACCACGCTGGCGAACATCATCGGATGCGGCCTCTTGGGGGCGTTATCCTCCCTTGCACCGCCGGAGTCGGAGTCGATTGAGCGATTAATGCTGGCCCTTCGCGTAGGATTCCTGGGCTCGCTGACCACGTTTTCCACCTTCGCCGCCGAATCCACGATGCTGGCGGGCCAGGGGCGTTGGGGGGCATCGGGGGCCTACATTCTGGCCAACCTGGTCCTCGGTTATTTAGCGCTGATTCTTGTCGGAAGCCTTGTCAGGGGATGGATCCAAACATGA
- the ilvB gene encoding biosynthetic-type acetolactate synthase large subunit: protein MSTAKAANTENRVMTGADIIVKSLVDHGVDVLFAYPGGCSMPLHQALTRFGDSIRTILPRHEQGGAFAAQGYARSTGRVGVVLATSGPGATNLVTAIADAKLDSIPMVCLTAQVPTRAIGSDAFQETPMVEVCRGITKHHYLVTHIEELPRVMKEAFHIASSGRPGPVLVDLPKDVQLSDVTSNLDLDPPMNLPGYEAAPPPVPSETIRQITAAIRLARRPIIYAGGGIIAGNASEELNEFINKTGIPTVTTVMGIGAVPPDSENSMDWLGMHGAAYANYAVRDCDLLIGLGVRFDDRVTGKVEAFAKDAKIIHVDIDASELNKNKEAHIPVRGDVKQALNALNKTVTKCDIDPWRDHCKELKSKYPFKYDSEFDGILQQHAIKTLSDVTADMDAQISVGVGQHQMWAAQFYRFRRPRTWHSSSGLGTMGFGLPCAMGIQAALPNSLVIDIDGDGSFQMNVQELATCFCEELPVKVFLLNNQHLGMVVQWEDRFMDRNRAHTYLGPIHHDEASGNSEAERFSYARERYPDFVKIAQGYGCGAATVRKKADLEGAIREMIAHKGPYVLDVEVPYQEHVLPMIPGGMTVDDMILQ from the coding sequence ATGAGCACCGCAAAAGCTGCCAACACTGAAAATCGCGTGATGACCGGAGCCGACATTATTGTCAAATCGCTGGTAGATCACGGGGTCGATGTACTGTTCGCCTATCCCGGCGGATGCAGCATGCCGTTGCACCAAGCCCTGACACGTTTCGGCGACTCGATTCGGACCATTTTGCCGCGTCACGAGCAAGGCGGGGCGTTTGCCGCCCAGGGCTATGCCCGGTCGACCGGTCGGGTCGGCGTGGTACTGGCGACCAGCGGCCCCGGGGCAACCAACCTGGTCACCGCGATCGCCGACGCCAAACTGGACAGCATCCCGATGGTCTGTCTGACCGCCCAGGTTCCCACCCGCGCCATCGGTTCGGACGCGTTTCAAGAAACGCCGATGGTCGAGGTTTGTCGTGGAATCACCAAACACCACTACCTGGTCACCCACATCGAGGAATTGCCGCGGGTGATGAAGGAGGCGTTTCACATCGCCAGTTCCGGACGCCCGGGGCCGGTGTTGGTCGATTTGCCCAAGGACGTCCAGTTGTCCGACGTGACGAGCAACTTGGATCTGGATCCCCCGATGAATCTGCCCGGCTACGAGGCGGCACCGCCGCCGGTGCCCAGCGAAACGATCCGCCAGATCACCGCGGCGATCCGATTGGCCCGACGACCGATCATCTATGCCGGTGGCGGTATCATCGCGGGCAACGCCAGCGAGGAGTTGAACGAGTTCATCAACAAGACCGGCATCCCCACCGTGACCACCGTGATGGGCATCGGTGCCGTCCCGCCGGACAGCGAGAACTCGATGGACTGGTTGGGCATGCACGGCGCGGCTTATGCAAACTACGCCGTGCGGGATTGCGATTTGCTGATCGGCTTGGGCGTTCGTTTCGACGACCGTGTGACCGGTAAGGTCGAAGCGTTTGCCAAGGACGCAAAGATCATTCATGTCGACATCGACGCTTCCGAGCTGAACAAGAACAAGGAAGCCCACATCCCGGTCCGCGGCGACGTCAAACAAGCGCTCAACGCATTGAACAAGACCGTCACCAAGTGCGACATCGATCCGTGGCGTGATCACTGCAAGGAACTCAAGTCGAAGTATCCGTTCAAGTACGATTCGGAGTTCGACGGAATCTTGCAACAACACGCGATCAAGACGCTCAGCGACGTCACGGCAGACATGGATGCCCAAATCTCCGTCGGCGTCGGACAACACCAGATGTGGGCGGCACAGTTCTACCGGTTCCGCCGCCCCCGGACCTGGCACTCCAGCAGCGGCCTGGGCACGATGGGTTTCGGACTGCCCTGTGCGATGGGCATCCAAGCGGCCCTGCCGAACTCGTTGGTCATCGACATCGATGGTGACGGCAGCTTCCAAATGAACGTCCAAGAGCTGGCGACCTGTTTCTGCGAAGAATTGCCCGTCAAAGTCTTCCTGCTGAACAACCAGCACTTGGGGATGGTGGTGCAGTGGGAGGACCGGTTCATGGACCGCAACCGGGCTCACACCTACCTGGGCCCGATCCATCACGACGAAGCGAGCGGTAACAGCGAAGCGGAACGATTCTCCTACGCCCGCGAACGATACCCCGACTTTGTAAAGATCGCCCAAGGCTACGGGTGTGGTGCGGCAACGGTCCGGAAGAAGGCCGACCTGGAAGGTGCGATCCGCGAAATGATCGCCCACAAGGGACCGTACGTGTTGGACGTCGAAGTGCCCTACCAAGAGCACGTGTTGCCGATGATCCCCGGCGGAATGACCGTCGACGACATGATCCTGCAGTAG
- the treZ gene encoding malto-oligosyltrehalose trehalohydrolase, which yields MTEIHNCPTIEVHQYLGARPMPDGSTNFCVWAPLADRVVVDVVDGPQSIDMEKDDAGYHRAAIAGVGAGSRYFYRVDGGPQRPDPASRYQPRGVHGPSEVVDPQFEWTDGQYRTPGRDGLIIYELHLGAFTAEGTFAAAIDRIGELVELGITAIELMPVAASAGRWNWGYDGVALFAPADAYGTPNDFRRFVDAAHAAGLAVFLDVVYNHLGPEGNYLSEFGPYLSSKHQTVWGEAPNFDCPVHGDAVRRFFTANAVYWLDEFHLDGLRVDAIHCMADDREPHVVAEISDEVAAWARQNQRQVMLIAESNVYDPEMTRPRAGGGIGFDAMWCDDFLHSTFSVLRPGEQLSHRTYHPKTDLDHTLRHGYVYEGTLRRERRRTTPAQRVDSSGLVYSIQNHDFIGNHPLGVRLHQLTSPDAHRAAAALMMLVPAIPMLFMGEEFACEHPFRFFVDFSDPRLRDAVVEGRRREYPQHDWDGGVLPTDPAAFTSAKIGGQGDGDARTLQWYRELIRLRKQTRASGLLVDAKLTVESDLEKNLFVLRYADENERLTLAVRLAPQSESDDAVEIEADGDLVLDSRRVGGGEVSGGLRSNHARVYRQSLR from the coding sequence ATGACTGAGATTCATAATTGCCCCACGATTGAGGTGCATCAATACCTGGGCGCTCGGCCGATGCCCGATGGCTCGACGAACTTTTGCGTTTGGGCACCGCTTGCCGATCGAGTCGTCGTTGACGTGGTCGATGGCCCGCAATCGATCGACATGGAAAAGGACGACGCCGGGTATCATCGTGCGGCGATCGCGGGTGTCGGTGCGGGATCACGCTACTTTTATCGTGTCGATGGCGGGCCACAGCGGCCCGACCCGGCATCGAGGTATCAACCGCGAGGGGTTCACGGACCAAGCGAAGTGGTGGACCCGCAATTCGAATGGACCGACGGGCAGTATCGCACGCCCGGTCGAGACGGGTTGATCATTTACGAGTTGCATCTGGGAGCCTTTACCGCCGAAGGCACGTTTGCCGCGGCGATCGATCGGATCGGCGAACTCGTTGAATTGGGAATCACCGCGATTGAGTTGATGCCCGTTGCGGCATCGGCCGGCCGATGGAATTGGGGCTACGACGGCGTCGCCCTGTTCGCACCGGCCGATGCTTATGGCACTCCCAATGATTTCCGCCGATTTGTCGATGCCGCCCACGCCGCCGGTTTGGCCGTTTTTCTGGACGTCGTCTACAACCACTTGGGGCCCGAAGGGAACTACCTGTCTGAATTCGGCCCCTACCTGTCATCGAAGCATCAGACGGTTTGGGGCGAGGCGCCGAATTTCGATTGCCCCGTTCACGGTGATGCGGTGCGACGATTCTTCACCGCCAACGCGGTTTACTGGTTGGATGAGTTTCATCTGGACGGGCTTCGTGTCGACGCGATTCATTGCATGGCCGACGACCGAGAACCCCACGTGGTTGCCGAGATCAGCGATGAAGTCGCGGCTTGGGCGCGGCAGAACCAACGCCAGGTGATGCTGATCGCCGAGTCCAACGTTTACGATCCCGAGATGACGCGGCCGCGGGCCGGGGGCGGGATCGGGTTTGACGCCATGTGGTGCGATGACTTCTTGCACAGCACGTTTTCCGTCTTGCGTCCCGGCGAGCAACTCTCCCACCGCACCTACCACCCCAAGACCGACCTGGACCACACCTTGCGTCACGGATACGTCTATGAAGGGACGTTGCGACGGGAACGCCGCCGAACCACGCCGGCCCAGCGTGTCGATTCCAGCGGTCTGGTGTATTCGATCCAGAACCACGACTTTATCGGCAACCACCCCCTGGGCGTCCGCTTGCATCAATTGACCTCGCCCGACGCCCATCGGGCTGCCGCGGCGCTGATGATGTTGGTCCCGGCGATCCCGATGCTGTTCATGGGAGAAGAGTTTGCGTGTGAGCATCCCTTCCGGTTTTTCGTCGATTTTTCAGATCCGCGACTGCGCGACGCCGTCGTCGAAGGCCGTCGTCGCGAGTATCCGCAACACGATTGGGATGGAGGCGTATTGCCGACCGATCCGGCGGCGTTCACGTCGGCAAAGATCGGTGGCCAAGGCGACGGCGACGCACGGACGTTGCAGTGGTATCGTGAACTGATTCGGCTGCGAAAGCAGACGCGCGCTAGCGGCTTGCTGGTCGACGCCAAATTGACGGTCGAGTCGGACCTGGAGAAGAATCTATTTGTGTTGCGGTACGCCGACGAAAACGAACGGCTGACGCTGGCCGTTCGACTCGCGCCGCAATCTGAATCGGATGATGCCGTTGAAATCGAAGCCGATGGCGATTTGGTTTTGGACTCGCGCCGCGTCGGGGGCGGAGAAGTGAGCGGTGGGTTGCGATCCAATCACGCGCGGGTCTATCGGCAATCGCTCCGATAG
- a CDS encoding ABC transporter permease, with amino-acid sequence MTTEATLSALTTTRREASSTAWFWWKETRQLAPLVALLAIVSLLIIVINAMLGAVTGGHVGFRLPHEVTMLVFPGLFATGAGPLLVGQERSQRTIDWLALLPISAKRIATTKLMVAMAGLAVMWLFALLVITTFGLGRRETSYWTIGGTTGYSGNPFSYPVWISHSLFVLVAGFFVAWRIKNQFYSLIALIPLAFSPLIATSLVSEYVGRSLQAGQLDWINFGFTLLGIAIVTPLTYRAAIGTLGAADAPTVTPLLDVSTHSPARETNEAIPPTFGTQVAPIIWQSICSARGMLLVLVGMLLISFLAAIQLAAVDRYRGITGLLFWLLPLAPLAVCWLGVSVFKHDGASERVRFLADRGVSPTKTHLALHAVPIAILCCSLLLYGLWNLTVVHRDAVSDFAAGLPSLVTMLMIVVWIYSISQWVSQVVRTLILSVILAPILSLVVVGWLVFACISLGFPIYGLILCGLAPMVATCVMMRRYMDTTDRPWTFVAGGGVVGVIVLLPIGFAVAQVLSVPAMDATLRSELLREARQESVGSAPSVWLPMTGLADDEMSRYDPFRDKMQELDDSWGRYDLDPLETVQPLQSRASGEVIAHVGPWEYTRWHGNLMRARIQWRQIQDDQAWTELAAWLDASATLLPALRRSSLLMDQEVADRLEVLLIDTLQRDVPVDRGDDDAVQAAVSAIGTPASRAAARRRAVVVTWQHKFQDDRGRYLNHNLAALEYQPPGLVGWIEPRLYDSLVTAMLEGIEAAANHSDDIGWRVKLHQLHQSGGVFQASHYGDELRSMPAIATMTLGAVNGYGQLWGRDWEYVELQIRTQP; translated from the coding sequence ATGACCACCGAAGCAACACTTTCTGCACTGACAACGACGCGGCGTGAAGCTTCGTCGACCGCCTGGTTCTGGTGGAAGGAAACGCGTCAACTTGCACCGCTGGTTGCCCTGCTGGCGATCGTCTCGTTATTGATCATCGTGATCAACGCCATGCTGGGTGCCGTGACGGGGGGTCACGTCGGTTTTCGGTTGCCCCACGAAGTGACGATGCTGGTCTTTCCGGGTCTGTTCGCGACCGGGGCGGGACCGTTGCTGGTCGGCCAGGAGCGGTCGCAACGGACCATCGATTGGCTGGCCTTGCTGCCGATCTCGGCCAAGCGGATCGCGACGACCAAATTAATGGTTGCGATGGCGGGTCTGGCCGTGATGTGGCTGTTTGCGCTGCTGGTCATCACGACGTTTGGCCTTGGACGACGCGAGACATCGTACTGGACGATCGGCGGTACGACCGGCTATTCCGGCAACCCGTTCAGCTATCCGGTCTGGATCTCCCATTCGTTGTTCGTCTTGGTGGCGGGCTTTTTTGTCGCCTGGCGGATCAAGAACCAATTTTATTCGTTGATCGCGTTGATCCCCTTGGCGTTCTCGCCGTTGATCGCGACATCGTTGGTTTCGGAGTATGTCGGCCGTTCGCTGCAGGCGGGACAACTGGATTGGATCAACTTTGGGTTCACGCTGTTGGGGATTGCGATCGTGACGCCGCTGACCTACCGGGCGGCGATCGGCACGCTCGGCGCAGCGGATGCCCCCACGGTGACGCCGCTGTTGGACGTCTCGACGCATTCCCCGGCGCGGGAAACGAATGAAGCGATCCCGCCGACCTTCGGCACCCAGGTCGCGCCGATCATTTGGCAATCGATTTGCTCGGCCCGGGGCATGTTGCTGGTGTTGGTCGGCATGCTGCTGATCAGCTTCCTCGCGGCCATTCAACTTGCGGCGGTGGATCGGTACCGCGGCATCACGGGGTTATTGTTTTGGCTGTTGCCGCTGGCCCCCTTGGCCGTTTGCTGGTTGGGGGTCAGCGTGTTCAAGCACGACGGGGCATCCGAGCGGGTGCGTTTTTTGGCCGACCGCGGCGTCTCTCCCACCAAGACGCACCTCGCATTGCACGCGGTGCCGATCGCCATTCTTTGCTGTTCGTTGTTGCTGTATGGACTTTGGAATCTGACGGTCGTTCATCGGGACGCGGTCTCCGATTTCGCCGCGGGATTGCCGTCGCTGGTGACGATGCTGATGATCGTCGTTTGGATCTATTCGATCTCTCAGTGGGTCAGCCAAGTTGTCCGCACGCTGATTTTGTCGGTCATCCTGGCCCCGATCCTTTCGTTGGTTGTGGTCGGCTGGCTGGTGTTTGCCTGCATCTCATTGGGATTCCCGATCTACGGGTTGATCCTCTGCGGGCTCGCTCCGATGGTGGCGACGTGCGTGATGATGCGGCGATACATGGACACAACGGACCGACCGTGGACCTTCGTCGCCGGCGGCGGCGTGGTCGGGGTGATCGTGTTGCTGCCGATCGGTTTTGCCGTCGCCCAGGTGCTCTCGGTCCCCGCCATGGATGCAACGCTGCGGTCCGAATTGCTCCGTGAAGCCCGACAAGAATCCGTCGGGAGTGCCCCGTCAGTCTGGTTGCCGATGACGGGATTGGCGGACGACGAAATGAGTCGGTACGATCCCTTCCGGGACAAGATGCAAGAGCTCGACGACTCCTGGGGCCGGTACGACCTCGATCCGCTGGAAACCGTCCAGCCGCTGCAATCCAGGGCCTCCGGTGAGGTGATCGCACATGTCGGTCCGTGGGAGTACACCCGCTGGCATGGCAACCTGATGCGGGCACGTATCCAATGGCGACAGATCCAAGACGATCAAGCGTGGACCGAATTGGCTGCCTGGCTGGACGCATCGGCAACGCTGCTTCCCGCCCTGCGTCGCAGCAGCCTGCTCATGGACCAGGAAGTCGCGGATCGTTTGGAAGTGCTGTTGATCGATACGCTGCAACGCGACGTACCGGTCGATCGTGGTGACGATGATGCCGTGCAGGCCGCTGTATCGGCCATCGGAACCCCCGCCAGTCGAGCCGCCGCACGTCGCCGCGCGGTGGTGGTGACGTGGCAACACAAGTTCCAGGACGACAGGGGACGCTATCTGAATCACAATCTGGCGGCACTGGAGTATCAACCTCCAGGGCTGGTCGGCTGGATTGAACCCAGGCTCTACGATTCGTTGGTCACCGCCATGCTGGAAGGGATCGAGGCCGCAGCGAACCATAGTGACGACATCGGTTGGCGTGTCAAACTCCACCAACTTCATCAATCCGGGGGCGTGTTCCAGGCGAGTCATTATGGCGATGAACTACGCTCCATGCCGGCGATCGCAACGATGACCCTTGGGGCTGTCAACGGTTACGGGCAGCTCTGGGGCCGCGACTGGGAATACGTTGAACTACAGATCAGGACACAACCATGA
- a CDS encoding GntR family transcriptional regulator: MFFSIDVQSDVAIYLQLVRQVKFAVAAGTIRPGQLLPSVRALSNQVALNPNTVARAFNQLQADGVIETLRGRGMVVRDGAVEICRSERETVLNERIGSVLSEAWHAGLSKKQIKTFVEDHLRELSDTEPAVLVTSTDPGENGGVKDE, translated from the coding sequence ATGTTTTTTTCGATCGACGTTCAAAGCGACGTTGCGATCTATTTGCAGCTTGTCCGGCAGGTCAAGTTCGCCGTTGCCGCGGGCACGATCCGCCCGGGGCAATTGTTGCCGAGCGTCCGCGCGCTCAGCAACCAAGTCGCGCTCAATCCCAACACGGTCGCCCGGGCTTTCAATCAACTGCAAGCCGACGGGGTGATCGAAACACTTCGCGGCCGCGGCATGGTCGTTCGCGACGGCGCGGTGGAGATCTGTCGCAGCGAGCGCGAGACGGTGTTGAACGAGCGGATCGGATCGGTTTTGTCGGAAGCCTGGCACGCGGGGCTTTCGAAAAAGCAGATCAAGACGTTCGTGGAGGACCACCTTCGCGAGCTGAGCGACACCGAGCCGGCGGTCTTGGTGACGTCGACCGATCCGGGGGAGAACGGGGGCGTCAAAGATGAGTAA
- a CDS encoding ABC transporter ATP-binding protein, with the protein MEPVITTDALTMHFRRCDALMGVSLEIRPGTVFALLGENGAGKTTMIRILTGFQKPTSGSCSVCGINPLRDPQGVRRQIGYVSDAPALYDWMSVAQIGGFTASFYDASFLPNYEAAIRRYDIRPEQKIRHLSKGQRAKVALSLALAHDPSVLILDEPTSGLDPKVRRNFLESMIDRAATGRTVFLSSHQISEVERVADTIAILHRGRIRLHGPLAEIRESIHEVVLDVDDPLRSIAPPPDPAEVLTEETSGRSRQWFVRHLTPEMVHGLRDTPGVTEVRTRVATLEEIFVACTTDRPAPAMSAAI; encoded by the coding sequence ATGGAACCCGTGATCACGACCGACGCCCTGACGATGCACTTCCGTCGTTGCGACGCGTTGATGGGTGTCAGCTTGGAAATCCGGCCAGGAACGGTGTTCGCGCTGTTGGGCGAAAACGGTGCGGGAAAGACGACGATGATTCGGATCTTGACCGGGTTCCAGAAACCGACCAGTGGTTCGTGTTCGGTGTGCGGGATCAACCCGCTACGCGACCCGCAGGGCGTGCGGCGTCAAATCGGCTACGTCTCCGACGCACCGGCGCTGTACGATTGGATGTCGGTCGCCCAGATCGGCGGTTTCACCGCATCGTTCTACGACGCCTCGTTTTTGCCGAACTACGAAGCAGCGATTCGACGCTATGACATCCGCCCCGAACAGAAGATCCGTCACCTTTCCAAAGGTCAGCGGGCGAAAGTTGCACTGTCGCTCGCGTTGGCCCACGACCCGTCGGTGTTGATTCTGGACGAACCGACCAGTGGTTTAGATCCCAAGGTGCGTCGCAACTTTCTCGAATCGATGATCGACCGCGCGGCGACGGGACGAACGGTGTTCCTGTCCAGTCATCAGATCAGCGAAGTCGAACGGGTTGCCGACACGATCGCGATTCTGCATCGCGGCCGGATCCGCTTGCACGGCCCGCTGGCGGAGATCCGCGAATCGATTCATGAAGTGGTCCTTGACGTCGACGATCCGCTGCGATCGATCGCACCGCCTCCGGATCCGGCCGAAGTGTTGACCGAGGAAACCTCGGGGCGTTCGCGTCAATGGTTCGTCCGGCATTTAACGCCCGAAATGGTTCATGGGCTTCGCGACACACCTGGCGTGACGGAGGTCCGGACGCGGGTGGCGACGTTGGAGGAGATCTTCGTCGCCTGCACGACCGACCGTCCGGCACCGGCGATGAGTGCGGCCATCTGA